A section of the Nakamurella deserti genome encodes:
- a CDS encoding alkene reductase: MDLFSPVTLGSMELRNRVAMAPMTRMRSGADGVPGELVADHYAQRAGLGLLVTEGTYPSAESRAYPNQPGIATEEQAAGWARVARAVHEQGGVIVMQVMNGGRVSHPDITGTERIVAPSAIAIDGEVHTPNGKAAYPVPHALTTDELATVRQEFVDASRRAVDAGLDGVEMHAANGYLLHEFLSPASNRRTDGYGGSPAERARFVIEVTTAVAAEVGADRVGIRISPAHNIQDVAETDAADVAATYRALVDGLAPLGLAYLSVLHRDPEDELVRELADRFGGPLMVNTGFSTMTTREEAHHLIDRGLADVVAAGRPAIANPDLVERWAGDHPENEPNPGTFYGGGAEGYTDYPRLSA, translated from the coding sequence ATGGACCTGTTCTCCCCTGTCACCCTCGGCTCGATGGAGCTGCGCAACCGGGTCGCGATGGCGCCGATGACCCGGATGCGGTCCGGCGCGGACGGCGTCCCGGGCGAGCTCGTCGCCGATCACTACGCGCAGCGCGCCGGTCTCGGCCTGCTGGTCACCGAGGGCACCTACCCGAGCGCCGAGTCGCGCGCCTACCCGAACCAGCCCGGCATCGCCACCGAGGAGCAGGCCGCGGGCTGGGCCCGGGTGGCCCGCGCGGTGCACGAACAGGGCGGGGTCATCGTCATGCAGGTGATGAACGGCGGCCGCGTCTCGCACCCCGACATCACCGGCACCGAGCGGATCGTCGCACCGAGCGCGATCGCCATCGACGGCGAGGTCCACACGCCGAACGGCAAGGCCGCCTACCCGGTGCCGCACGCGCTGACCACCGACGAGCTCGCCACCGTCCGTCAGGAGTTCGTCGACGCGTCCCGCCGGGCGGTCGACGCCGGCCTGGACGGCGTCGAGATGCACGCCGCCAACGGCTACCTGCTGCACGAGTTCCTGTCGCCGGCGTCCAACCGGCGCACCGACGGCTACGGCGGCAGCCCCGCCGAGCGCGCCCGCTTCGTGATCGAGGTGACCACCGCGGTGGCCGCCGAGGTCGGCGCCGACCGGGTCGGCATCCGCATCTCCCCCGCCCACAACATCCAGGACGTCGCCGAGACCGACGCCGCGGACGTCGCGGCCACCTACCGCGCGCTCGTCGACGGACTGGCGCCGCTGGGCCTGGCCTACCTCAGCGTCCTGCACCGCGACCCGGAGGACGAGCTGGTCCGCGAGCTGGCCGACCGCTTCGGCGGGCCGCTCATGGTCAACACCGGATTCAGCACGATGACCACCCGCGAGGAGGCGCACCACCTGATCGACCGGGGCCTCGCCGACGTGGTCGCCGCGGGACGTCCGGCCATCGCCAACCCCGATCTCGTCGAGCGCTGGGCGGGTGACCACCCGGAGAACGAGCCGAACCCGGGCACCTTCTACGGCGGCGGCGCCGAGGGTTACACCGACTACCCGCGGCTGAGCGCCTGA
- a CDS encoding TetR/AcrR family transcriptional regulator, producing MSTSAYPDVMADVYHHGSLRQALLDEARRVLLDRGSEAVTLRELARRTGVSHGAPARHFADRDELLDALAAQGFDELSRQLERAATDGDMTERFRSYAHAHVRFALSTGPLMDLMFSRIAVHPGRPPTAATDAAGRFFALGARLLGERDPSRVSPLPYLLAGTLEGISALAASGRLPQDRVAEVTDAAVSMLMPVIRGRLGNDPAGG from the coding sequence ATGTCTACATCGGCCTATCCTGACGTGATGGCCGACGTCTACCACCACGGGTCGCTGCGTCAGGCACTGCTCGACGAGGCCCGCCGGGTACTGCTCGACCGGGGCTCCGAGGCGGTGACCCTGCGCGAACTCGCCCGCCGGACCGGCGTCAGCCACGGCGCCCCCGCCCGCCACTTCGCCGACCGGGACGAACTGCTGGACGCGTTGGCAGCCCAGGGATTCGACGAACTGAGCCGGCAGTTGGAACGAGCCGCCACCGACGGCGACATGACCGAGCGTTTCCGCTCCTACGCCCACGCCCATGTCCGGTTCGCGCTGTCCACCGGCCCGTTGATGGACCTGATGTTCTCCCGGATCGCCGTTCATCCCGGCCGGCCGCCCACGGCCGCCACCGACGCTGCCGGCCGGTTCTTCGCGCTGGGCGCCCGACTGCTGGGCGAACGCGACCCCTCCCGGGTGAGCCCGCTGCCGTACCTCCTGGCCGGAACGCTCGAAGGCATCAGCGCTCTCGCGGCGTCCGGGCGCCTGCCGCAGGACCGCGTCGCCGAGGTGACCGACGCCGCCGTCTCGATGTTGATGCCGGTCATCCGAGGCCGGCTGGGGAACGACCCGGCCGGCGGATGA
- a CDS encoding SDR family NAD(P)-dependent oxidoreductase yields MTTQESVRGRTVMITGATSGIGRATAVALADRGARIVLAVRDTVKGERVAAALPGAEGTHLVRELDLADLGSVRRFAAGFAGPVDVLVNNAGVSAQRLQRTVDGHELQFGVNHLGHFLLTALLLPQIAGRVVTVASQAERMARPDLDDVDWRRRPFDGSRAYADSKLANLLFTMELDRRLRASGSPVRALAAHPGLVVTAIYDHPAGHRPGVWDRLLPMVGQEPEAGALPVLLAVAGDLPGGTFTGPRHLMHMRGGATVIGRSARAKDVELAASLWTLSEQQTDVRVG; encoded by the coding sequence ATGACAACCCAGGAGAGCGTGCGGGGACGCACCGTGATGATCACCGGCGCCACCAGCGGTATCGGCCGGGCGACGGCGGTGGCGCTGGCCGACCGCGGAGCACGGATCGTGCTGGCGGTGCGGGACACCGTGAAAGGGGAGCGCGTCGCGGCCGCCCTGCCCGGTGCCGAGGGCACCCACCTGGTCAGGGAACTGGATCTGGCCGATCTCGGGTCGGTCCGGCGCTTCGCGGCGGGTTTCGCAGGGCCGGTGGACGTGCTGGTCAACAACGCCGGCGTCTCGGCGCAGCGGCTGCAGCGCACCGTGGACGGGCACGAGCTGCAGTTCGGGGTCAACCATCTGGGCCATTTCCTCCTGACGGCGCTGCTGCTGCCGCAGATCGCGGGCCGGGTGGTCACCGTCGCCTCGCAGGCGGAGCGGATGGCCCGACCGGACCTGGACGACGTGGACTGGCGTCGGCGGCCGTTCGACGGCAGCCGGGCCTACGCCGATTCCAAGCTCGCCAATCTGCTGTTCACGATGGAACTGGACCGCCGACTGCGTGCGTCGGGATCGCCGGTACGGGCCCTGGCCGCGCATCCGGGGCTGGTGGTGACGGCCATCTACGACCATCCCGCGGGACACCGTCCGGGGGTCTGGGACCGGCTGCTTCCGATGGTCGGACAAGAGCCCGAAGCCGGCGCGCTGCCCGTTCTGCTCGCCGTCGCGGGGGACCTCCCCGGCGGGACGTTCACCGGTCCGCGCCACCTCATGCACATGCGCGGGGGAGCGACGGTGATCGGACGGTCCGCCCGCGCGAAGGACGTGGAGCTGGCGGCGTCCCTGTGGACGCTGTCCGAGCAGCAGACCGACGTCCGGGTCGGCTGA
- a CDS encoding TetR/AcrR family transcriptional regulator has protein sequence MAGRQTRNAERTRTELLEAATVVFSRQGPAASLDAVAAAAGTSKGGLLHHFPTRDQLLVALVEHQAERFRRRVEAELDPDDTAPGRLTRAFVRATFADIAEQHGRAHEQAMLLGTLGSSPHLLQIVAADARRWNERLREDGLEWQRLVLILRAADGTTIASLYEGALTREDADRTRDWLLELTHGTGPLR, from the coding sequence GTGGCCGGACGGCAGACGCGCAACGCCGAGCGAACGCGGACCGAGCTGCTCGAGGCGGCCACCGTGGTGTTCTCCCGCCAGGGACCGGCCGCCAGCCTGGACGCGGTCGCCGCCGCCGCCGGCACGTCCAAAGGTGGTCTGCTGCACCACTTCCCCACCCGCGACCAACTGCTGGTGGCGCTGGTCGAACACCAGGCCGAGCGGTTCCGCCGCCGGGTGGAGGCCGAGCTGGATCCCGACGACACCGCCCCCGGCCGGCTCACCCGGGCGTTCGTCCGCGCCACCTTCGCCGACATCGCCGAGCAGCACGGCCGCGCGCACGAACAGGCGATGCTGCTCGGGACGCTGGGCTCGTCACCGCACCTGCTGCAGATCGTCGCCGCCGACGCCCGGCGCTGGAACGAGCGGCTGCGGGAGGACGGCCTCGAGTGGCAGCGGCTGGTCCTGATCCTGCGGGCGGCCGACGGCACCACGATCGCCTCGCTCTACGAGGGCGCCCTGACCCGGGAGGACGCCGACCGCACCCGGGACTGGCTGCTGGAGCTGACCCACGGCACCGGTCCGCTCCGCTGA
- a CDS encoding alpha/beta fold hydrolase has product MARNAVARNNVTTLGRADGPVLLFAHGFGCDQNMWRRIIGAFTDGYRVVLFDHVGAGGSDLDAYDHATYASLDAYARDIVEICDEMALTEVTLVGHSVSAMIGAFAVAQRPDLFARLVMVSPSPRFIDDRDYTGGFTEEDIDGLLESLDSNYFGWAANMAPMVMGDAQPAALQEELTVSFCRTRPDIAYDFARVTFLSDARDVLTEVPTPTLVLQCTNDLLAAVEVGEYVHAQLPHSRFVLLAATGHCPHVSAPDETAAAIHAFLADV; this is encoded by the coding sequence ATGGCACGCAACGCAGTGGCCCGTAACAACGTGACGACGCTGGGGCGGGCGGACGGCCCGGTGCTGCTGTTCGCCCACGGGTTCGGTTGCGATCAGAACATGTGGCGCCGCATCATCGGCGCGTTCACCGACGGGTACCGGGTGGTGCTCTTCGACCACGTGGGCGCCGGTGGCTCGGACCTCGACGCCTACGACCACGCCACCTACGCGAGCCTGGACGCCTACGCCCGTGACATCGTCGAGATCTGCGACGAGATGGCGCTCACCGAGGTCACGCTCGTCGGACACAGCGTGAGCGCGATGATCGGTGCGTTCGCGGTCGCGCAGCGGCCGGACCTGTTCGCCCGTCTCGTCATGGTCTCGCCGTCCCCGCGGTTCATCGACGACCGCGACTACACCGGCGGCTTCACCGAGGAGGACATCGACGGCCTGCTGGAGTCGTTGGACAGCAACTACTTCGGCTGGGCGGCGAACATGGCGCCGATGGTGATGGGCGACGCGCAGCCGGCGGCCCTGCAGGAGGAGCTCACCGTCAGCTTCTGCCGGACGCGACCCGACATCGCCTACGACTTCGCCCGGGTGACCTTCCTCAGCGACGCCCGCGACGTCCTCACCGAGGTTCCCACCCCCACCCTCGTGCTGCAGTGCACCAACGACCTGCTGGCCGCGGTGGAGGTCGGCGAGTACGTCCACGCCCAGCTGCCGCACAGCCGCTTCGTGCTGCTCGCGGCCACCGGCCACTGTCCGCACGTCAGCGCCCCCGACGAGACCGCCGCCGCCATCCACGCCTTCCTCGCCGATGTCTGA
- a CDS encoding MFS transporter — protein sequence MEVETTRRAGAREWAALAVLTLAVVLLAVDGTVLSLAVPALTRALDPSATELLWIGDSYSFALAGLLVTMGTLADRIGRKKLLLIGTAGFGLASMLAAFAPGAGWLVAARVLLGVAGATLMPSTLSIIRNVFTDARQRTTAIAVWSAGASGGAALGPLVGGALLEHFWWGSVFLINVPVMAVLLVTGLVLIPESRDPRPGRFDPLSSLLSLATVVPVVFAVKHLVSDGADLVALGSAVVGVLAGRSFVRRQRRLPVPLFDVGLFRVPAFAGAVAANLLAIFAFSGLLFFFSQYLQLVRGYGPLGAGLRELPITLATFVSIALVGVLVTRLGRGRAIGAGMALAAVGLAALAVAEASPHYGWLALSLLPVGLGIGVAMTLTVDAVVSAVPPAKAGAASAVSETAYELGVALGIAVLGSLITVFYRSGLVVPDGLGPEVTAAARESLASASAVLTGDGFAAAAHAFTGAMQWTSGIAAVLLLLAAVVAWRIIPSTRDVRVVDARR from the coding sequence ATGGAAGTCGAGACCACCCGCCGGGCGGGCGCGCGCGAATGGGCCGCCCTGGCCGTCCTCACCCTGGCCGTCGTGCTGTTGGCCGTCGACGGCACCGTGCTGTCACTGGCGGTGCCGGCGTTGACCCGGGCACTGGATCCCAGCGCCACCGAACTGCTCTGGATCGGCGACAGCTACTCGTTCGCGCTGGCCGGTCTGCTCGTCACCATGGGCACCCTGGCCGACCGGATCGGGCGCAAGAAGCTGCTGCTGATCGGCACCGCCGGCTTCGGGCTCGCGTCGATGCTGGCCGCGTTCGCACCCGGCGCCGGCTGGCTCGTCGCCGCGCGGGTGCTCCTCGGGGTGGCCGGGGCCACGCTGATGCCGTCGACGCTGTCGATCATCCGCAACGTCTTCACCGACGCCCGCCAGCGCACCACCGCCATCGCCGTGTGGTCCGCCGGCGCCAGCGGCGGTGCGGCACTGGGGCCGCTGGTCGGCGGGGCGCTGCTCGAGCACTTCTGGTGGGGGTCGGTGTTCCTGATCAACGTGCCGGTGATGGCCGTGCTGCTCGTCACCGGGCTGGTGCTCATCCCGGAGTCCCGGGATCCGCGTCCGGGCCGGTTCGACCCGCTGTCCTCGCTGCTGTCACTGGCGACCGTCGTCCCCGTGGTGTTCGCGGTCAAGCACCTGGTGAGCGACGGCGCCGATCTCGTCGCGCTCGGTTCCGCGGTCGTCGGGGTGCTCGCCGGCCGGTCGTTCGTCCGGCGGCAGCGGCGGCTCCCGGTGCCGCTGTTCGACGTCGGCCTGTTCCGCGTGCCGGCGTTCGCCGGCGCGGTCGCGGCGAACCTGCTCGCGATCTTCGCGTTCAGCGGCCTGCTGTTCTTCTTCTCGCAGTACCTGCAGCTGGTCCGGGGGTACGGCCCGCTCGGTGCGGGCCTGCGGGAGCTGCCGATCACGCTGGCGACCTTCGTCTCGATCGCGCTGGTCGGGGTCCTGGTGACCCGGCTCGGCCGTGGCCGCGCCATCGGTGCCGGGATGGCGCTGGCCGCCGTCGGACTCGCCGCGCTGGCGGTGGCGGAGGCGTCACCGCACTACGGCTGGCTCGCGCTGTCGTTGCTCCCCGTCGGTCTCGGCATCGGGGTGGCGATGACCTTGACGGTCGACGCCGTGGTGTCCGCCGTTCCGCCGGCCAAGGCCGGTGCCGCCTCCGCGGTGTCGGAGACGGCCTACGAACTCGGCGTCGCCCTCGGCATCGCCGTCCTCGGCAGCCTGATCACCGTGTTCTACCGTTCCGGGCTGGTCGTGCCCGACGGCCTCGGTCCCGAAGTCACGGCGGCCGCCCGGGAGTCGCTCGCGTCGGCCTCCGCGGTGCTCACCGGCGACGGCTTCGCCGCCGCCGCGCACGCCTTCACCGGCGCCATGCAGTGGACCTCGGGAATCGCCGCCGTCCTGCTGTTGCTGGCCGCGGTGGTCGCGTGGCGGATCATCCCGTCCACCCGTGACGTCCGGGTGGTCGACGCCCGCCGGTGA
- a CDS encoding sensor domain-containing phosphodiesterase, whose protein sequence is MSEVAVAAERPRTAPAAVAEVVTPAGAADRLFHDAPCGYLVTTDDGCIQAVNDTFVRWSGRAREDLIGTPVGRLFPIGDRILYATHCQPMLEMVGVVAEIAVEVVTAGGARRAALLSAARTPATDDTPASVRVVIFSAHERRRYEKELLAARRAAEQSEAQRADAEAGLQHLALHDSLTGLLNRAGLTAHLDRLFAAPPDTRMGLALLFVDLDHFKAINDSLGHAAGDELIVTVARRLTASVRGSAISRLAGDEFVVLEKVRDTTEVVTVAQRLLELLNAPVTIDGIEIVPSASIGVALTEPDDTPDRLLRHADIAMYRAKSLGRNTWHLHDPLKVDPATGRLRVIGELRHGIERGELRVHYQPRIDLGTGQVHSAEALVRWQHPTRGLLSPDQFVDIAEESGLIRRLGARVLDEAVGQATRWRAAHPQRPPLEIAVNLSPRQLTDPALQSVVTEILARHRFDPALLTLEITETALMADPDAALAALSALKRLGVLLAVDDFGTGYSSFTYLKRFPVDELKIDRSFVAGLGTDTGDTAIVASCIQLAHAVGIRAVAEGVETDGQYRALVEMGCDYAQGYHFGRPVPPERFDLGSAGAVAP, encoded by the coding sequence ATGTCTGAGGTCGCCGTCGCCGCCGAGCGGCCGCGCACCGCTCCCGCAGCGGTCGCCGAGGTGGTGACCCCGGCCGGCGCCGCCGACCGGTTGTTCCACGACGCCCCCTGCGGGTACCTCGTGACCACCGACGACGGCTGCATCCAGGCCGTCAACGACACCTTCGTGCGCTGGTCGGGCCGCGCTCGCGAGGACCTCATCGGGACCCCCGTGGGGCGGCTGTTCCCCATCGGCGACCGCATCCTCTACGCCACCCACTGCCAGCCGATGCTCGAGATGGTCGGCGTCGTGGCCGAGATCGCCGTCGAGGTGGTCACCGCCGGCGGTGCCCGGCGTGCCGCGCTGCTCAGTGCCGCGCGCACCCCCGCCACCGACGACACCCCGGCGTCGGTGCGGGTCGTCATCTTCAGCGCCCACGAACGCCGTCGGTACGAGAAGGAACTCCTGGCCGCGAGACGGGCGGCCGAACAGTCCGAGGCGCAGCGGGCGGACGCCGAGGCGGGGCTGCAGCATCTGGCGCTGCACGACTCGCTGACCGGGCTGCTCAACCGCGCCGGCCTCACCGCCCACCTGGACCGGCTGTTCGCCGCGCCACCGGACACCCGGATGGGGCTGGCCCTGCTGTTCGTGGACCTGGACCACTTCAAGGCCATCAACGACAGCCTGGGCCACGCGGCGGGTGACGAGCTGATCGTCACCGTCGCGCGGCGACTGACGGCGTCGGTGCGCGGCTCGGCGATCTCCCGGCTCGCCGGTGACGAGTTCGTCGTGCTGGAGAAGGTCCGCGACACCACCGAGGTGGTCACGGTCGCCCAGCGGCTGCTCGAGCTGCTCAACGCGCCGGTGACCATCGACGGCATCGAGATCGTGCCGTCGGCGAGCATCGGGGTGGCGCTGACCGAGCCGGACGACACCCCGGACCGGCTGCTGCGGCACGCCGACATCGCGATGTACCGGGCGAAGTCCCTGGGTCGTAACACCTGGCACCTGCACGACCCGCTCAAGGTCGATCCCGCCACCGGACGACTGCGGGTCATCGGCGAGCTCCGGCACGGGATCGAGCGCGGCGAGTTGCGGGTCCACTACCAGCCCCGCATCGACCTCGGCACCGGCCAGGTGCACAGCGCCGAGGCGCTCGTCCGGTGGCAGCACCCGACCCGGGGGTTGCTCAGCCCCGACCAGTTCGTCGACATCGCCGAGGAGTCCGGCCTGATCCGCAGGCTCGGGGCCCGGGTCCTCGACGAGGCCGTCGGGCAGGCGACCCGCTGGCGGGCCGCGCACCCGCAGCGGCCGCCCCTCGAGATCGCGGTCAACCTCTCGCCGCGCCAGCTGACCGACCCGGCCCTGCAGTCCGTCGTCACCGAGATCCTGGCCCGGCACCGCTTCGACCCGGCGCTGCTGACGCTGGAGATCACCGAGACCGCACTGATGGCCGACCCGGACGCGGCCCTCGCAGCCCTGTCCGCGCTCAAGCGGCTGGGGGTGCTGCTGGCGGTGGACGACTTCGGCACCGGGTACTCGAGCTTCACCTACCTCAAGCGCTTCCCGGTGGACGAACTCAAGATCGACCGCAGTTTCGTCGCCGGACTCGGCACCGACACCGGCGACACCGCCATCGTGGCGAGCTGCATCCAACTGGCGCACGCCGTCGGCATCCGGGCCGTCGCCGAAGGCGTCGAGACCGACGGCCAGTACCGGGCCCTGGTGGAGATGGGCTGCGACTACGCCCAGGGTTACCACTTCGGCCGCCCGGTCCCGCCGGAGCGGTTCGACCTGGGCAGCGCGGGTGCGGTGGCCCCCTGA
- a CDS encoding TetR/AcrR family transcriptional regulator, producing MGHHQTEATTSDAVAVRILDAAVAVINRQGVTETTIAAICAESGIDHPEFDARFGSVNDVLVQIIAFITQAYGDAMAATARRRRSLYESVRLAHQKLLDVAEEHRDFQSALMAIRLAAMTDRRIGVPTAATRSLQEELIARSEDWLEDLARLHNVTWELPTRLLATFMSVSLTGVLVDYLARQDMTASRSMVDLIAFDLAHRGRRMSKNSSY from the coding sequence ATGGGGCACCACCAGACCGAGGCCACGACGAGCGACGCCGTCGCGGTCCGCATCCTCGACGCGGCCGTCGCGGTGATCAACCGGCAGGGCGTCACCGAGACGACGATCGCGGCGATCTGCGCCGAGTCCGGGATCGACCATCCGGAGTTCGACGCGCGCTTCGGCTCGGTGAACGACGTCCTCGTCCAGATCATCGCGTTCATCACACAGGCCTACGGCGACGCGATGGCGGCCACGGCCCGACGCCGCCGCTCCCTGTACGAATCCGTCCGGTTGGCCCACCAGAAGCTGCTCGATGTCGCCGAGGAACACCGCGACTTCCAGAGCGCCCTGATGGCCATCCGACTGGCCGCGATGACCGACCGCCGGATCGGCGTCCCGACCGCGGCGACGAGATCGCTGCAGGAGGAGCTGATCGCGCGGTCGGAGGACTGGCTGGAGGACTTGGCGCGCCTGCACAACGTGACCTGGGAGCTGCCGACGCGACTGCTCGCCACCTTCATGTCGGTCAGCCTCACCGGTGTGCTCGTGGACTACCTGGCCCGCCAGGACATGACGGCGAGTCGGTCGATGGTCGATCTGATCGCGTTCGACCTGGCGCACCGCGGCCGGCGGATGTCCAAGAACAGCAGCTACTGA
- a CDS encoding helix-turn-helix transcriptional regulator: MGIDRSGLAEFLRRRRGALQPDDVGLPHGQRRRTGGLRREEVAALCHMSTDYYSRLEQERGPQPSVQMIASIAQGLHLSLDERDHLFRLAGHQPPARGSAGDHVGPGLLRIFDRLQDTAAEIVTELGETLLQTPLSVALTGDLTSFRGPARSIGYRWFTDPATRRRYAPEEHAFLGRLFVSGLRGVATLRGPGSRAAHLAELLADNAEFRDLWTGHEVGVRHRDVKHFVHPEVGELEVNCQSLVDQDNGHLLLVYTAVPGSESYDKLQLLSVLGAGLGERAGPVGVAATDGDRRD; encoded by the coding sequence ATGGGCATCGACCGGAGCGGGCTGGCGGAGTTCCTCCGCCGTCGGCGTGGAGCACTGCAACCCGACGACGTGGGGCTGCCGCACGGGCAGCGGCGCCGCACCGGCGGCCTCCGGCGGGAGGAGGTGGCGGCGCTGTGCCACATGTCGACCGACTACTACTCGCGCCTGGAGCAGGAGCGTGGGCCGCAGCCGTCGGTGCAGATGATCGCGTCCATCGCCCAGGGGTTGCACCTGTCGCTGGACGAGCGCGACCACCTGTTCCGGCTGGCCGGGCACCAGCCGCCGGCGCGCGGCAGCGCCGGCGACCACGTCGGCCCCGGTCTGCTGCGCATCTTCGACCGGCTGCAGGACACCGCGGCCGAGATCGTCACCGAACTCGGCGAGACCCTGCTGCAGACCCCGCTGAGCGTCGCCCTGACCGGTGATCTGACCTCCTTCCGCGGGCCGGCCCGCAGCATCGGCTACCGGTGGTTCACCGACCCCGCGACCAGGCGCCGCTACGCCCCGGAGGAGCACGCCTTCCTCGGCCGCCTGTTCGTCTCCGGGCTGCGCGGGGTGGCCACCCTGCGGGGTCCGGGATCCCGCGCGGCCCACCTGGCCGAGCTGCTGGCCGACAACGCGGAGTTCCGCGACCTCTGGACCGGCCACGAGGTCGGCGTCCGGCACCGTGACGTCAAGCACTTCGTACATCCGGAGGTCGGCGAGCTGGAGGTGAACTGCCAGTCGCTGGTGGACCAGGACAACGGACACCTGCTCCTCGTCTACACCGCGGTGCCCGGCAGTGAGAGCTACGACAAGCTCCAGCTGCTCAGCGTTCTCGGTGCGGGGCTCGGCGAGCGCGCGGGCCCCGTCGGAGTGGCAGCCACCGACGGCGACCGGCGCGACTGA
- a CDS encoding peptidoglycan DD-metalloendopeptidase family protein, with protein sequence MTRPVPPPSGAVLLSVPLTGRSLVQHSPADRVPSHGTWSFGSAHAIDLVPVDGRGRSAPRTWRGVVATESPAAFVGFGAAVSAPAAGTVVQVHDGEPDHRARRSQPALVLYVLGQAARARRGGAALAGNHVVIALGPGGPFVLLAHLQCGSVRVQPGQAVDGGHRVGRCGNSGNSTEPHVHLQVSDSTDWPTARGVPFVFRRADGSTWLPRNGSVIDGRCEP encoded by the coding sequence ATGACGCGTCCCGTCCCGCCGCCGTCCGGTGCCGTGCTCCTGTCCGTGCCGCTGACCGGCCGCAGCCTGGTGCAGCACAGTCCGGCCGACCGGGTGCCGAGCCACGGGACGTGGTCGTTCGGTTCGGCCCACGCGATCGATCTCGTGCCGGTCGACGGGCGTGGCCGGTCGGCCCCCCGGACCTGGCGCGGCGTCGTCGCGACCGAGTCGCCGGCGGCGTTCGTCGGCTTCGGGGCGGCGGTGTCCGCTCCCGCCGCCGGGACCGTGGTCCAGGTCCACGACGGCGAACCCGACCACCGGGCCCGCCGGTCGCAGCCGGCCCTGGTGCTGTACGTGCTCGGGCAGGCGGCGCGGGCCCGTCGGGGCGGTGCGGCGCTCGCCGGGAACCATGTGGTGATCGCCCTCGGCCCCGGCGGGCCCTTCGTGCTGCTGGCGCACCTGCAGTGCGGCAGCGTGCGGGTGCAGCCCGGGCAGGCCGTCGACGGGGGGCACCGGGTCGGCCGGTGCGGCAACTCGGGCAACAGCACCGAGCCGCACGTGCACCTGCAGGTCAGCGACTCCACGGACTGGCCCACGGCGCGGGGCGTCCCGTTCGTGTTCCGGCGGGCGGACGGTTCGACCTGGCTGCCGCGCAACGGCAGCGTGATCGACGGACGCTGCGAGCCCTGA
- a CDS encoding SDR family oxidoreductase, whose protein sequence is MTRNPPTVSVPDLTGRRVVVTGASDGIGLRLAARLAAAGAEVVMPVRRRSKGEAAVAAIRREHPSADVSLRDLDLASLDSVATLGATLRAEGTPIHVLVNNAGVMTPPARMTTADGFELQFGANHLGHFALVGQLLPLLRAGRARVTSQISVAALSGAVNWDDLNWQRSYDGAKAYSQSKIAFGLFGLELDRRSRAAGWGITSNLSHPGIAPTGLLSARPELGRATATRGRRLIGALSRRGILLGTVDSAALPALWAATSPDARPGAFYGPGGPGHLGGAPGEQKLYRPLRDDVAAARVWAVSEELTRVAYAAA, encoded by the coding sequence GTGACCCGAAATCCTCCGACCGTCAGCGTTCCCGATCTCACCGGACGACGCGTCGTCGTCACCGGCGCCAGCGACGGCATCGGCCTGCGGCTGGCCGCGCGGCTGGCGGCCGCGGGCGCCGAGGTGGTGATGCCCGTCCGTCGACGCAGCAAGGGCGAGGCGGCCGTCGCCGCGATCCGCCGCGAGCATCCGTCGGCGGACGTGTCGCTGCGTGATCTCGATCTGGCCTCGCTGGACTCGGTGGCGACGCTCGGCGCGACCCTGCGGGCGGAGGGCACGCCCATCCACGTCCTCGTCAACAACGCCGGTGTGATGACCCCGCCGGCCCGGATGACGACCGCCGACGGATTCGAGCTGCAGTTCGGCGCCAACCACCTGGGTCATTTCGCGCTCGTCGGCCAGCTGCTCCCGTTGTTGCGCGCCGGCCGGGCCCGGGTGACCTCGCAGATCAGCGTGGCCGCGCTCAGCGGTGCGGTCAACTGGGACGACCTGAACTGGCAGCGGTCCTACGACGGCGCCAAGGCGTACAGCCAGTCCAAGATCGCGTTCGGGTTGTTCGGCCTGGAGCTCGACCGGCGGAGCCGGGCGGCGGGGTGGGGGATCACCAGCAACCTGTCGCACCCCGGTATCGCGCCGACCGGTCTGCTGTCCGCGCGTCCCGAGCTCGGCCGGGCCACCGCCACCCGCGGCCGCCGGCTGATCGGGGCGCTGTCGCGCCGGGGCATCCTGCTGGGCACGGTGGACAGCGCCGCCCTGCCCGCCCTGTGGGCCGCGACGTCACCGGACGCGCGGCCGGGTGCGTTCTACGGGCCCGGCGGACCTGGCCACCTGGGCGGTGCGCCGGGCGAGCAGAAGCTCTACCGCCCGTTGCGCGACGACGTCGCGGCCGCGCGCGTCTGGGCGGTGTCGGAGGAGCTCACGCGGGTGGCCTACGCCGCGGCCTGA